The proteins below come from a single Pseudarthrobacter sp. SSS035 genomic window:
- the atpD gene encoding F0F1 ATP synthase subunit beta: protein MTATATEHVAATSGATGRIARVIGPVVDVEFPADAIPSIYNALTTEITLNGETKTITFEVALHLGDNLIRAIALQATDGLVRGTNVVDTGSPITVPVGDGVKGHIFNVLGKPLDVDESEIQAADYWPIHRKAPAFATLEGSTEMLETGIKVIDLLTPYIKGGKIGLFGGAGVGKTVLIQEMITRVARNFGGTSVFAGVGERTREGNDLWVEMEEAGVLKDTALVFGQMDEPPGTRLRVALSALTMAEYFRDVQNQDVLLFIDNIFRFTQAGSEVSTLLGRMPSAVGYQPNLADEMGLLQERITSTKGHSITSMQAIYVPADDYTDPAPATTFAHLDATTELSREIASRGLYPAVDPLTSTSRILDPQYIGQDHYNTAVRVKQILQKNKELQDIIAILGVDELSEEDKIVVSRARRIQQFLSQNTYTAKQFTGVEGSTVTIKDTVEGFTAICDGELDHVAEQAFFNVGGLDDVERQWAKIQEQTK, encoded by the coding sequence ATGACTGCCACTGCTACCGAACACGTAGCCGCAACGTCCGGTGCCACCGGCCGTATTGCACGTGTTATTGGCCCGGTTGTCGACGTCGAATTCCCGGCTGACGCAATCCCCTCGATTTACAACGCCCTCACCACGGAGATTACCCTCAACGGTGAGACCAAGACCATCACGTTCGAGGTTGCCCTGCACCTGGGCGACAACCTCATCCGCGCCATCGCCCTGCAGGCTACCGACGGACTCGTCCGCGGCACCAACGTAGTGGACACCGGTTCTCCGATCACCGTACCCGTCGGCGACGGCGTCAAGGGCCACATCTTCAACGTCCTCGGCAAGCCGCTGGATGTTGACGAGTCCGAGATCCAGGCTGCGGACTACTGGCCGATCCACCGCAAGGCCCCGGCCTTCGCAACGCTCGAAGGCTCCACCGAGATGCTGGAAACCGGCATCAAGGTCATTGACCTTCTCACCCCGTACATCAAGGGTGGAAAGATCGGCCTCTTCGGCGGCGCCGGCGTGGGCAAGACGGTTCTGATCCAGGAAATGATCACCCGTGTGGCCCGTAACTTCGGTGGTACCTCGGTATTCGCCGGTGTTGGCGAGCGTACCCGTGAAGGTAACGACCTCTGGGTTGAAATGGAAGAGGCAGGCGTCCTCAAGGACACCGCCCTTGTATTCGGCCAGATGGATGAGCCGCCGGGAACGCGTCTGCGCGTTGCACTGTCCGCCCTGACCATGGCGGAGTACTTCCGCGATGTGCAGAACCAGGACGTGCTGCTCTTCATCGACAACATCTTCCGCTTCACCCAGGCAGGCTCCGAGGTTTCCACCCTCCTCGGCCGCATGCCGTCGGCCGTGGGCTACCAGCCCAACCTGGCTGACGAGATGGGTCTCCTCCAGGAGCGCATCACGTCCACCAAGGGCCACTCGATCACCTCGATGCAGGCCATCTACGTTCCCGCAGATGACTACACCGACCCGGCCCCGGCCACGACCTTCGCACACCTCGACGCAACCACGGAACTTTCCCGTGAAATTGCTTCCCGTGGTCTGTACCCGGCCGTTGACCCGCTGACGTCGACGTCCCGCATCCTGGACCCGCAGTACATCGGTCAGGACCACTACAACACGGCTGTCCGTGTGAAGCAGATCCTGCAGAAGAACAAGGAACTCCAGGACATCATCGCCATCCTCGGTGTTGACGAACTATCGGAAGAGGACAAGATCGTCGTGTCGCGTGCACGCCGTATCCAGCAGTTCCTCTCCCAGAACACCTACACCGCCAAGCAGTTCACCGGCGTCGAGGGCTCCACCGTGACCATCAAGGACACGGTTGAAGGCTTCACCGCTATCTGCGACGGCGAACTTGACCACGTTGCAGAGCAGGCGTTCTTCAACGTCGGCGGCCTGGACGATGTTGAGCGCCAGTGGGCCAAGATCCAGGAACAGACCAAGTAA
- a CDS encoding F0F1 ATP synthase subunit epsilon has protein sequence MAELEVEIVAADHFVWSGAAKMVKARTSDGEIGILPGHSPLLAILAEGELAIEPVSGNRIAVAVDGGFFSVDNNRVVIVADNAQLGDAATAGIR, from the coding sequence ATGGCTGAGCTTGAGGTTGAGATTGTCGCAGCGGATCACTTCGTGTGGTCCGGAGCGGCCAAGATGGTCAAGGCCCGCACCAGCGATGGTGAGATCGGAATCCTGCCCGGCCACTCGCCCCTGCTGGCGATCCTGGCCGAAGGTGAACTGGCCATCGAGCCGGTTTCCGGGAACCGTATTGCCGTGGCTGTTGACGGCGGATTCTTCTCCGTCGACAACAACCGCGTGGTGATTGTTGCTGACAACGCCCAACTGGGTGACGCGGCTACTGCTGGGATCCGCTAG
- a CDS encoding DUF2550 domain-containing protein codes for MDAPTLTFISLAIVFGLLIFALCLSGVRRFNLRRALGTVDASICVAGNSWQMGVCRYQDNDLEWFRLLSLSVRPKHKFKRSSLELLGRRKPTEAEAVKVQPDVVIVELRYEGRDLRLAMKFDAYTGLSSWLEAGPVIGVGTWR; via the coding sequence ATGGACGCTCCGACTCTTACGTTCATCTCCTTGGCAATCGTTTTCGGATTGCTGATTTTCGCACTGTGCCTTTCGGGGGTGCGCCGCTTCAATCTGCGGCGCGCCCTTGGCACAGTGGACGCCTCCATTTGCGTTGCTGGAAACAGCTGGCAGATGGGGGTTTGTCGTTACCAGGACAACGACCTTGAATGGTTCCGCCTGCTGTCCCTGAGCGTGCGTCCCAAACATAAGTTCAAGCGCAGCTCCCTGGAGCTGCTGGGCCGCCGCAAGCCCACCGAGGCCGAGGCCGTTAAGGTCCAGCCCGACGTCGTGATTGTCGAGCTGCGGTACGAAGGCCGGGATCTGCGGCTGGCCATGAAATTCGATGCCTACACGGGACTGTCCTCCTGGCTGGAAGCCGGGCCGGTCATCGGCGTGGGTACCTGGCGCTAG
- a CDS encoding alpha/beta hydrolase family protein, which produces MDWIADIRLTDGPVYWAAWVLGAAAALSLVWPPRALGRGRWLLSVAAASAAAAVVVLLVHWVLIYWASTFPEELPFDVLAWVFAAVAALLLVLLRLPTASWRRRALDVLALLAVVLLAAVQINAYFGLNRTVADLTGTALIRIPALEQELMRRPDSPATPLDGWKPANEIPADGVVRTASIPGTSSGLQTRDSYIYLPPAYFASNRPSLPVLVLVPGQPGGPADWLTGGSLPARMDSFAARHGGVAPVVVVVDPNGNQSANNLCMDSAIAQADTYLAVDVPAWISGTLDVDSDHRQWAIGGFSFGATCAVQMATRHPELYTGVLAFSSESEPALAKERQKTVDAAFHGDTAAFDAQIPLTLLKERKYPGSVAYFAAGATDPEFVANLRILEAAARGAGFTVGSDVVAHTGHSWDVLTPGMDNGLELLSAQWGWAK; this is translated from the coding sequence GTGGACTGGATTGCTGATATCCGGTTGACCGACGGACCGGTGTACTGGGCCGCCTGGGTTCTTGGTGCCGCCGCCGCGCTGTCCCTGGTCTGGCCCCCGCGCGCCCTTGGCCGCGGCCGCTGGTTGCTCAGCGTTGCCGCCGCATCGGCCGCCGCCGCCGTCGTGGTGCTCCTGGTCCATTGGGTCCTCATCTACTGGGCCTCAACCTTTCCAGAAGAACTGCCGTTCGACGTCTTGGCCTGGGTGTTTGCGGCCGTGGCCGCCCTCCTGCTGGTGTTGCTCCGGCTCCCCACGGCGTCGTGGCGTCGCCGAGCGCTGGATGTGCTCGCCCTCCTGGCCGTGGTGCTCCTGGCCGCTGTGCAGATCAACGCGTATTTCGGCCTCAACCGGACAGTTGCGGACCTGACTGGAACGGCGCTGATCCGCATCCCGGCCCTGGAACAGGAGCTGATGCGCCGGCCGGACAGCCCTGCCACGCCCCTGGACGGATGGAAACCCGCCAATGAGATCCCTGCCGACGGCGTTGTTCGCACCGCATCCATCCCGGGAACGTCCTCGGGCCTCCAGACACGCGACTCGTACATCTACCTGCCACCGGCCTACTTTGCTTCGAACCGTCCCAGCCTTCCGGTCCTGGTTCTGGTGCCCGGCCAGCCCGGCGGCCCTGCCGACTGGTTGACCGGCGGGTCGCTTCCGGCACGCATGGACAGTTTCGCCGCCCGGCATGGGGGAGTGGCGCCTGTTGTTGTGGTGGTTGATCCCAACGGCAACCAGTCAGCGAACAATCTCTGCATGGACAGCGCCATCGCCCAGGCAGACACTTACCTCGCAGTGGACGTGCCGGCATGGATCTCGGGAACGTTGGACGTGGACTCCGACCACCGGCAATGGGCCATCGGCGGTTTCAGTTTTGGTGCCACCTGCGCTGTTCAGATGGCCACCCGCCACCCGGAGCTGTACACGGGTGTTCTCGCCTTTTCCAGCGAGAGCGAGCCTGCGCTGGCCAAGGAACGCCAGAAAACGGTTGATGCGGCCTTCCACGGCGACACCGCTGCCTTTGATGCCCAGATACCGCTGACGCTGTTGAAGGAGCGCAAATATCCTGGCAGCGTGGCGTATTTCGCGGCCGGGGCCACAGATCCGGAGTTCGTGGCAAATCTGCGGATCCTTGAGGCGGCGGCCCGCGGGGCAGGTTTCACTGTGGGCTCGGACGTGGTGGCTCACACCGGCCATTCGTGGGACGTGCTGACTCCCGGCATGGACAATGGGCTTGAGCTGCTGTCCGCACAGTGGGGGTGGGCGAAATGA